In a single window of the Limnochorda sp. L945t genome:
- the aroB gene encoding 3-dehydroquinate synthase, translating into MGHLYLTGFMACGKSTVGRMVAARLGLPFVDLDELAERRTGRSVPSIFAEGGEAAFRALERELLEEVAGWPDHVVATGGGIVEDPRNRAQMAATGHAAWLYCDVARAVERALSDGRARPLLGSGPQAQAHARALWAKRRWWYAGAPIWVDGRQQGAEQVATRLVEALAWLRVAPPAAWVLGPQGGYPVLVRRGLVRELPAVLEILASRMELGGGLLVVADAAVEALARQVALDLERSGWHATVAAVGPGEEAKQLEVVERLCEVAAGSGVDRGGLVVAVGGGAALDAAGFAAATYMRGIPWVAVPTTLLAQTDASIGGKTAVNTARVKNLMGSFHHPLAVVADPATLATLPVRQWRSGLAEVIKHGLVGDPSLLGEMDGPWAPSRADGEGFEELLRRSVAVKALVVTEDPTETGERAILNFGHTVGHALESASNFERFLHGEAVAIGMVTALLLSEELGVLQEPGLTGQVEAMLQAVGLPTTAAPDPPPAETLWAWMGKDKKRRAGHQRWVLLQRPGAPLVVSDRVGFDAFARTWSRQHGRAASGAAGGAGRE; encoded by the coding sequence GTGGGACACCTGTATCTGACAGGGTTCATGGCCTGCGGCAAGAGCACGGTGGGCCGGATGGTGGCCGCCAGGCTCGGGCTTCCCTTCGTGGACCTCGACGAACTGGCCGAGCGGCGGACGGGCCGTTCCGTCCCCTCCATCTTCGCGGAGGGGGGCGAAGCCGCTTTCCGGGCTCTGGAGCGGGAGCTCCTGGAGGAGGTGGCCGGCTGGCCGGACCACGTGGTGGCCACCGGCGGGGGCATCGTGGAGGACCCTCGAAACCGCGCGCAAATGGCCGCCACCGGGCATGCCGCCTGGCTCTACTGCGACGTGGCCCGAGCGGTGGAGCGAGCGTTGAGCGACGGCCGGGCGCGGCCGCTCCTGGGATCGGGGCCGCAGGCTCAGGCTCACGCGCGTGCGCTGTGGGCGAAGCGACGATGGTGGTACGCCGGGGCGCCGATCTGGGTCGACGGCCGGCAACAGGGGGCCGAACAGGTGGCGACCCGGTTGGTCGAGGCGCTCGCCTGGCTGCGGGTGGCTCCACCTGCCGCGTGGGTGCTCGGCCCCCAGGGCGGTTACCCGGTGCTCGTGCGGCGGGGGCTCGTGCGCGAACTACCGGCCGTGCTGGAGATCCTGGCAAGCCGCATGGAGCTCGGCGGAGGGTTGTTGGTCGTGGCCGACGCGGCGGTGGAAGCCCTTGCCCGGCAAGTGGCGCTCGACCTGGAGCGCTCGGGCTGGCATGCCACCGTAGCAGCGGTCGGGCCGGGGGAGGAAGCCAAGCAGTTGGAGGTCGTCGAGCGCCTGTGCGAGGTGGCGGCCGGATCCGGGGTGGATCGAGGCGGCCTCGTGGTGGCCGTCGGGGGCGGCGCTGCGCTGGACGCGGCGGGCTTCGCAGCGGCGACTTACATGCGGGGCATCCCCTGGGTCGCCGTCCCCACGACCCTGCTCGCACAGACCGATGCTTCCATCGGGGGCAAGACCGCCGTCAACACGGCCCGGGTGAAGAACCTGATGGGTAGTTTCCACCATCCCCTCGCCGTCGTGGCCGATCCGGCCACGCTGGCTACCTTGCCCGTCCGGCAGTGGCGCTCGGGGCTCGCGGAGGTGATCAAGCACGGGCTCGTGGGCGATCCGTCGCTGCTCGGGGAGATGGACGGCCCGTGGGCCCCGTCGCGAGCGGACGGGGAGGGCTTCGAGGAATTGCTGCGCCGATCGGTCGCCGTCAAGGCGCTGGTCGTGACCGAGGACCCGACCGAGACCGGGGAACGGGCGATACTCAACTTCGGCCATACGGTCGGTCACGCCCTGGAGTCCGCGAGCAACTTCGAGCGGTTCCTGCACGGGGAGGCGGTCGCCATCGGCATGGTGACCGCCTTGCTGTTGTCCGAGGAGCTGGGGGTGCTGCAGGAACCCGGCCTCACCGGGCAGGTGGAGGCGATGCTGCAGGCGGTGGGCCTTCCCACGACGGCCGCTCCGGATCCCCCGCCGGCCGAGACGCTGTGGGCGTGGATGGGCAAAGACAAGAAGCGGCGCGCGGGGCATCAGCGGTGGGTGCTGTTGCAGCGCCCCGGGGCGCCTCTGGTGGTGAGCGACCGCGTCGGCTTCGACGCTTTCGCCCGCACCTGGTCCCGCCAGCACGGCCGGGCGGCATCCGGCGCCGCGGGCGGGGCAGGAAGGGAGTGA
- the aroQ gene encoding type II 3-dehydroquinate dehydratase — translation MRRVLVLHGPNLDRLGVREPHIYGSETLEAINGRIAREAEKLGVAVSFLQSNHEGALIDAIGQAPGKVDGIVINPGAYGHYSLAIRDALAGCGLPAVEVHLTNVYRREPWRQRLVTAAGCIGVISGFGGEGYVLALRALVNYWGQEQGV, via the coding sequence TTGCGGCGGGTACTGGTCCTCCACGGGCCCAACCTGGATCGGTTGGGGGTCCGGGAGCCGCACATCTACGGGTCGGAGACGCTGGAAGCGATCAACGGCCGCATCGCCCGGGAAGCCGAGAAGCTCGGCGTGGCCGTCTCCTTCCTGCAGAGCAACCACGAGGGGGCGCTGATCGACGCCATCGGCCAGGCGCCGGGCAAGGTGGACGGGATCGTCATCAACCCCGGAGCCTACGGCCATTACAGCCTGGCCATCCGCGACGCGCTGGCCGGGTGCGGGCTGCCCGCCGTCGAGGTCCACCTCACCAACGTCTACCGGCGCGAGCCATGGCGCCAGCGACTGGTCACGGCAGCCGGTTGCATCGGCGTGATCAGCGGCTTCGGCGGCGAGGGGTACGTGCTCGCCCTGAGGGCGCTGGTAAACTATTGGGGGCAGGAGCAGGGGGTGTAA
- a CDS encoding M24 family metallopeptidase: MDQAQEIRARVEAMARKVSEMQVDAMVVAAYENRRYLTGFTGSAGVAIVSRDPGEQPVLLVDSRYTEQARAQAVGWEVIQHGDYVWEAMRDVLQRIGARKVAFEADHVTVRQASRWQQEMGQFEWVPVEQQVEALRAVKSPWELERMRRAVAITDEAFSYILTVIRPGITEKEVAWRLEVFMREHGAERLAFDTIVGSGPNGALPHAYPTDRAIQPGDLVVLDFGCVTDGYHSDMTRTVAVAPVSARAREIYDLVRRSQETGVQAVRPGRTGQEVDALARAVIEEAGLGPYFGHGLGHGVGLEIHEPIPRLSRVSDGVLVPGMVTSVEPGVYLPGWGGVRIEDLVVVTEGGCEVLTSSPKDLQVVDGNSG; encoded by the coding sequence GTGGACCAGGCACAGGAGATACGCGCCCGTGTCGAGGCCATGGCCCGCAAGGTGTCGGAGATGCAAGTGGACGCCATGGTCGTGGCCGCCTACGAGAACCGCCGCTACCTGACCGGCTTCACGGGGAGCGCCGGGGTGGCCATCGTCTCCCGCGACCCGGGAGAGCAACCGGTGCTGCTGGTCGACTCGCGCTACACCGAGCAGGCCCGCGCCCAGGCGGTTGGCTGGGAGGTCATCCAGCACGGCGACTACGTCTGGGAGGCGATGCGCGACGTCCTGCAGCGCATCGGGGCGAGGAAGGTCGCGTTCGAGGCGGATCACGTCACGGTGCGCCAGGCTTCGCGCTGGCAGCAGGAGATGGGCCAGTTCGAGTGGGTGCCGGTGGAGCAGCAGGTCGAGGCGTTGCGCGCGGTCAAGTCCCCGTGGGAGCTCGAGCGGATGCGGCGGGCCGTGGCCATCACCGACGAGGCGTTTTCCTACATCCTCACGGTGATCCGGCCGGGCATTACCGAAAAGGAGGTCGCGTGGCGTCTCGAGGTCTTCATGCGCGAGCACGGAGCCGAACGCCTCGCCTTCGACACGATCGTCGGCTCCGGCCCCAACGGGGCGTTGCCCCACGCCTATCCCACCGACCGCGCCATCCAGCCGGGCGACCTGGTGGTGCTGGACTTCGGGTGCGTCACAGATGGTTATCACTCCGACATGACCCGGACGGTGGCCGTGGCGCCGGTCTCGGCCAGGGCCCGGGAGATCTACGACCTGGTGCGGCGCTCGCAGGAGACCGGCGTGCAGGCGGTACGCCCCGGCCGCACCGGCCAGGAGGTGGACGCGCTCGCTCGGGCGGTCATCGAAGAGGCCGGGCTCGGCCCATACTTCGGACACGGGCTGGGGCACGGCGTGGGCCTGGAGATCCACGAGCCCATTCCCAGGCTGTCGAGGGTGTCGGACGGGGTGCTGGTGCCGGGGATGGTGACCAGCGTGGAGCCCGGCGTGTACCTTCCGGGGTGGGGCGGCGTCCGGATCGAGGATCTCGTGGTGGTGACCGAGGGGGGGTGCGAGGTGCTGACCTCGTCTCCCAAGGACCTCCAGGTGGTGGATGGCAACTCCGGCTAA
- the efp gene encoding elongation factor P, with protein sequence MISVNDLRPGLTIEVDGEVWSVVEFLHVKPGKGAAFVRTKLKNVKSGNVIERTFRAGERVNRAHVETREMQYLYHSGTEWYFMDTRSFEQISIHEDYLGDAPKYLKENDVILIQFYEGQPIGVELPTYVELKVVETEPGVRGDTAQGGSKPAKLETGLVVQVPLFINTGDVLKIDTRTGEYLSRA encoded by the coding sequence GTGATCTCAGTCAACGACTTGCGACCAGGGCTGACCATCGAAGTCGACGGCGAGGTCTGGAGCGTGGTGGAGTTCCTCCACGTAAAGCCCGGCAAGGGTGCCGCGTTCGTGCGCACCAAGTTGAAGAACGTGAAGAGCGGTAACGTGATCGAGCGGACGTTCCGGGCGGGCGAGCGTGTCAACCGGGCCCACGTCGAGACCCGCGAGATGCAGTACCTCTATCACAGCGGGACCGAGTGGTACTTCATGGACACCCGGAGCTTCGAGCAGATCTCCATCCACGAAGATTACCTGGGCGATGCTCCCAAGTACCTGAAAGAGAACGACGTCATCCTCATCCAGTTCTACGAGGGACAGCCCATCGGGGTGGAGCTGCCGACCTACGTCGAGCTGAAGGTCGTCGAGACCGAGCCCGGCGTCCGGGGCGACACTGCCCAGGGCGGCTCCAAGCCGGCCAAGCTCGAGACGGGCCTCGTGGTCCAGGTACCTCTGTTCATCAACACGGGAGACGTGCTGAAGATCGACACCCGGACCGGCGAGTACTTGTCCCGCGCCTAG
- the spoIIIAA gene encoding stage III sporulation protein AA, whose amino-acid sequence MDRTDAAVVSSRAGPGGRAPQSRSVPRSGPLGGVAWRAAVLPLLPEPVRSAIESLPHDVAACVLEVRVRAGRPLMVVTAKGQYFAGPGGLLSARPDGALVASSHLVQSLVDRLASGSLYAVGEELRQGFLTLPGGHRVGLGGRVVVGSQRNVQALTDFSSVVLRMARAVEGAAEPLVPALLTSRGGRRTLASTLVVSPPGAGKTTLLRDLARVASSGLPAAGLEPAQVVIIDERSELAGCVDGVPQHDVGPRTDVLDRCPKAEGVVWALRSLGPDVLVTDEVGSDHDVEALERAAHAGCTILASAHAWNLAEARRRPGIAALLRHEVFERVVVLSRRRGPGTVEQVARTVPSAGEGEG is encoded by the coding sequence GTGGACCGGACCGACGCCGCCGTCGTTTCCTCACGTGCGGGGCCCGGTGGGCGGGCGCCGCAATCTCGTAGCGTGCCGCGCTCGGGCCCGTTGGGCGGCGTGGCGTGGCGAGCGGCGGTGCTGCCGCTCTTGCCCGAACCCGTCCGCAGCGCCATCGAGTCTCTGCCCCACGACGTGGCCGCCTGCGTGCTGGAGGTCCGCGTGCGAGCCGGGCGCCCCCTCATGGTCGTCACGGCAAAGGGGCAGTACTTCGCCGGCCCGGGCGGGCTCTTGTCGGCGCGGCCGGACGGCGCGCTCGTGGCAAGCAGCCATCTGGTGCAATCCCTGGTCGATCGGCTCGCCTCCGGCTCGCTGTACGCGGTGGGAGAAGAGCTGCGCCAGGGTTTCTTGACCCTTCCCGGCGGCCACCGAGTCGGGCTCGGCGGGCGGGTGGTCGTCGGATCCCAGCGCAACGTGCAAGCCCTCACGGACTTCTCCAGCGTGGTCTTGCGCATGGCGAGAGCGGTCGAAGGGGCGGCGGAGCCGCTCGTCCCCGCGCTGCTCACGTCCCGGGGCGGCCGGCGCACGTTGGCCAGCACCCTGGTCGTCTCGCCGCCCGGGGCCGGCAAGACGACGCTGCTGCGGGATCTCGCCCGCGTCGCCTCCTCGGGGCTGCCCGCCGCCGGGCTGGAGCCGGCGCAGGTCGTCATCATCGACGAGCGCTCGGAGCTGGCCGGATGCGTGGACGGCGTCCCCCAGCACGATGTCGGCCCCCGCACGGACGTGCTGGACCGGTGTCCCAAGGCGGAGGGAGTGGTCTGGGCGCTTCGCTCCCTGGGCCCGGACGTTTTGGTCACGGACGAGGTGGGATCGGACCACGACGTGGAGGCCCTGGAACGGGCCGCCCATGCGGGTTGCACCATCCTGGCCTCGGCCCACGCCTGGAACCTCGCGGAAGCCCGGAGGCGGCCCGGCATCGCCGCGTTGTTGCGTCACGAGGTCTTCGAACGGGTCGTGGTCTTGAGCCGCCGGCGCGGCCCCGGGACGGTCGAGCAAGTGGCGAGGACCGTCCCGTCCGCCGGGGAGGGGGAGGGCTGA
- a CDS encoding stage III sporulation protein AB: MVTGGLGGVGLLRAQSLSRRVEELIQLRRALRVIEAAVQHLALPAPQAFERAARATSGCVRASLAGAADRLRSGPGQPAGEAWLRAMESVADRCHLQPEELGIFRELCLHFGRVDASMQVELLRDGVARLDGIIEQARQEKERLERLYRFSGLAIGLALAVMLL, encoded by the coding sequence CTGGTAACGGGCGGACTCGGCGGCGTGGGCTTGCTGAGAGCCCAGTCGCTTTCCCGGCGCGTCGAGGAGCTGATCCAGCTCCGGCGGGCGCTCCGGGTGATCGAGGCGGCGGTGCAGCACCTGGCTCTGCCGGCGCCCCAGGCCTTCGAGCGGGCGGCCCGGGCGACCTCGGGCTGTGTCCGGGCCAGCCTGGCCGGGGCGGCGGACCGGCTCCGATCCGGTCCCGGCCAGCCGGCGGGCGAGGCGTGGCTGCGAGCGATGGAGAGCGTGGCCGACCGCTGCCATCTGCAGCCGGAGGAGCTCGGCATCTTCCGGGAGCTGTGCCTGCACTTCGGCCGGGTGGACGCAAGCATGCAGGTCGAGCTGTTGCGAGACGGGGTGGCCCGCCTGGACGGGATCATCGAGCAAGCCCGCCAGGAGAAGGAGCGCCTCGAGCGCCTGTACCGGTTTTCCGGGCTGGCGATCGGGCTGGCGCTGGCCGTGATGCTCCTGTAG
- the spoIIIAC gene encoding stage III sporulation protein AC produces MDVTLIYRIAGLGILIAILHLFLSQAGREEQAQMLSLAGVIIVLLWIIQLIGQLFRDVESVFRWW; encoded by the coding sequence GTGGACGTGACGTTGATCTACCGGATCGCAGGCCTGGGAATCCTGATCGCCATCCTGCACCTTTTCCTCTCTCAGGCAGGTCGGGAAGAGCAGGCCCAGATGCTCAGTCTCGCCGGCGTCATCATCGTGTTGCTGTGGATCATCCAGCTCATCGGCCAGCTGTTCCGGGACGTGGAGTCGGTTTTCCGGTGGTGGTGA
- a CDS encoding SpoIIIAC/SpoIIIAD family protein, producing MAKVAGVGLVVTVWITLLKGRTPEFSLALLVAFTALALGTIVGPLREVVETFGRLNRAAGGSAMYIEVILKSVAIAYVAGFAAQLSRDAGQQSVAMTVETVGKVAVLASALPVFVALLDALWRLLPAVG from the coding sequence GTGGCCAAGGTGGCGGGCGTGGGCCTGGTCGTGACGGTCTGGATCACCCTGCTCAAAGGTCGCACGCCGGAGTTTTCGCTGGCGCTGCTGGTGGCGTTCACGGCTCTCGCCCTGGGAACGATCGTCGGTCCGCTGCGAGAGGTGGTGGAGACGTTCGGGCGGCTCAACCGGGCCGCAGGGGGCTCGGCGATGTACATCGAGGTCATCCTCAAGTCCGTGGCCATCGCCTACGTTGCCGGCTTTGCCGCTCAGCTGAGCCGGGATGCGGGACAGCAATCGGTGGCCATGACGGTGGAGACGGTCGGGAAGGTGGCGGTGCTCGCCAGTGCGCTCCCCGTCTTCGTGGCGCTGCTGGACGCGCTGTGGCGCTTGCTGCCGGCGGTGGGTTGA
- a CDS encoding stage III sporulation protein AE — MSRWTKAMATIAVAVAMGAGSSLAATAQFPGGRVSPGGAAGTSAPEGTAPPRIVEEVYQRGVEHVDLERLDELYRSVDRDVQDRVRLDFRRFLTTAGREGLPSAAEVLDAAVAILTRELVANARTLARIVALSLLGAVLAQLGKGVGGQGVQDVAQAAVLVALVWIGLESLTLALRMVGQSVQQMSAIAQAVMPTLSSLALLAGAGPASLALHPVLLGVVTLAATVLERVVVPGLVIGGGLAVAGHVAPDFPISRLSSLVHQLALTALGLTLTILLGATAVRGAIAPVADGVALRTVKYLTGATVPVVGRMMSEAVEVVAGGSTLIRSGIGVIGLALVMLAALAPVLKLLAVIFVYRLASAVLQPVSDPRIVGALGAMGDTLGLLLSALAATVVVFVLALAATIGAGTMAVLAR; from the coding sequence TTGAGCCGATGGACGAAGGCCATGGCGACGATCGCCGTCGCCGTGGCGATGGGCGCCGGCAGCTCCCTGGCCGCTACGGCGCAGTTCCCGGGGGGTCGTGTATCGCCCGGCGGTGCTGCGGGGACCTCCGCCCCGGAAGGCACCGCTCCGCCCCGCATCGTGGAGGAGGTCTACCAAAGGGGCGTGGAGCACGTCGACCTCGAGCGGCTGGACGAGCTGTACCGGTCGGTGGACCGGGACGTCCAGGACCGCGTGCGTCTCGATTTCCGGAGGTTTCTCACGACGGCCGGGCGAGAGGGGCTTCCCTCGGCCGCAGAAGTGCTCGACGCGGCCGTGGCGATCCTGACCCGCGAGCTGGTGGCCAACGCCCGCACCCTGGCCCGGATCGTCGCGCTCAGCTTGCTGGGGGCCGTGCTGGCGCAACTCGGCAAAGGGGTCGGGGGCCAGGGGGTACAGGACGTGGCGCAGGCCGCCGTGCTCGTGGCCCTGGTCTGGATCGGCCTCGAGAGCCTGACGCTCGCCCTGCGAATGGTGGGACAGAGCGTGCAGCAGATGAGCGCCATCGCCCAGGCGGTTATGCCCACCTTGTCGAGCCTCGCGCTTCTGGCGGGCGCCGGGCCGGCTTCTTTGGCGCTGCACCCCGTCCTGCTCGGAGTGGTGACGCTGGCGGCGACGGTGCTCGAACGGGTGGTGGTGCCCGGCCTGGTCATCGGGGGAGGCCTGGCGGTGGCCGGCCACGTCGCCCCGGACTTCCCGATCTCCCGCCTCAGCTCCCTGGTGCACCAACTCGCCCTCACGGCGCTGGGGCTCACGCTGACCATCCTGCTGGGCGCCACCGCCGTACGGGGCGCCATCGCCCCGGTGGCCGATGGGGTGGCGCTGCGCACGGTCAAGTACCTGACCGGCGCCACCGTGCCGGTGGTGGGGCGGATGATGTCGGAGGCCGTCGAGGTCGTGGCCGGAGGCTCGACCCTCATCCGAAGCGGCATCGGCGTGATCGGGCTCGCTCTCGTGATGCTTGCCGCGCTGGCCCCGGTATTGAAGCTCCTGGCCGTGATTTTCGTCTACCGTCTGGCGTCGGCCGTGCTTCAGCCGGTCAGCGACCCGCGCATCGTCGGCGCCCTGGGGGCCATGGGTGACACCCTGGGGCTGCTGCTGTCGGCCCTGGCGGCCACGGTGGTCGTCTTCGTGCTGGCCCTCGCCGCGACGATCGGAGCCGGCACCATGGCGGTGCTGGCCCGTTGA
- a CDS encoding stage III sporulation protein AF yields the protein MSGLAHWAQQIMALLLLFVLVSLLIPEGNLRGTVRSVMGLVLVAAVLRPVADLVENAGLAGAPAGAWLEQLVPGGPPAASGAPLLREGIGEAMAAQAVDGLDGAVRAVVTQAMEGQGYEVLDVRVEPGTSRASQGSLSAGVRMEIRARRRSETAPPLSRVGAYVAALAGVDDASVRIDLEP from the coding sequence GTGAGCGGGCTTGCCCACTGGGCCCAGCAGATCATGGCCCTGCTGCTCTTGTTCGTGCTGGTGTCGCTGCTGATACCGGAGGGGAACCTGCGGGGCACGGTGCGCTCCGTGATGGGGCTCGTGCTGGTGGCGGCCGTGCTGCGGCCCGTCGCCGACCTGGTGGAGAACGCCGGCCTGGCCGGCGCCCCGGCCGGAGCGTGGCTGGAGCAGCTGGTACCCGGCGGGCCGCCGGCGGCCTCCGGCGCGCCGCTCCTGCGAGAGGGCATCGGCGAGGCGATGGCGGCCCAGGCCGTCGATGGCCTCGACGGCGCCGTCCGGGCGGTGGTAACCCAGGCGATGGAAGGCCAGGGATACGAGGTCCTGGACGTCCGGGTGGAGCCGGGGACGAGCCGCGCCTCCCAAGGGAGCCTTTCGGCCGGCGTGCGGATGGAGATCCGGGCGCGGCGCCGGTCCGAGACCGCCCCCCCTCTCTCCCGGGTGGGCGCCTACGTGGCGGCGCTCGCAGGCGTCGACGACGCTTCGGTTCGCATCGATCTCGAGCCATAG
- a CDS encoding SpoIIIAH-like family protein — protein sequence MFYALNIKAFRWWLVGLVAGLVGWGLWTALGHAPGPGIPMAFERNFAPAPASVPALSEEGAPKATPAEDGGGTDAAVATVPEAAPERAPAASPREPVVGRPGATWRADPNDFRAERERLRSQEMETVQRILDDPKASEARKAEAQGQLLKLLERSRREIEVEQLLQSAGIPDPVVSIGESGVQVVVPQPLSAQGAARIGELVARMAGVRRENISIIDSLTAFGGGRAWEESGAGR from the coding sequence ATGTTTTACGCGCTCAACATCAAGGCGTTCAGATGGTGGCTGGTCGGGTTGGTGGCCGGGCTGGTCGGGTGGGGCCTCTGGACTGCCCTGGGACACGCGCCCGGGCCGGGGATCCCGATGGCGTTCGAGCGCAACTTCGCTCCGGCCCCCGCGAGCGTCCCGGCGTTGTCGGAGGAAGGGGCGCCGAAGGCGACGCCAGCCGAGGACGGGGGCGGCACCGACGCAGCCGTCGCCACCGTTCCCGAGGCGGCCCCTGAGCGGGCTCCGGCGGCAAGCCCTCGCGAGCCGGTCGTGGGGCGGCCCGGCGCAACGTGGCGGGCCGATCCGAATGACTTTCGCGCCGAGCGTGAACGGCTGCGCAGCCAGGAGATGGAGACGGTCCAGCGCATCCTGGACGATCCGAAGGCCTCGGAAGCGCGCAAGGCGGAAGCGCAAGGCCAGCTCCTCAAGCTGCTGGAACGCAGCCGACGGGAGATCGAGGTCGAACAGCTGTTGCAGTCGGCGGGGATTCCCGATCCGGTGGTGAGCATCGGGGAATCGGGCGTCCAGGTGGTGGTCCCGCAGCCGCTTTCGGCCCAGGGCGCAGCCCGCATCGGTGAACTCGTCGCACGTATGGCCGGCGTGCGGAGGGAAAACATTTCTATCATTGACAGCCTCACCGCGTTCGGGGGCGGTCGAGCCTGGGAGGAAAGTGGCGCCGGGCGGTGA
- the accB gene encoding acetyl-CoA carboxylase biotin carboxyl carrier protein, producing MIDGPVRVTLKEIKELIRVLDETDVAELTLESDGVRISIKKASAFVPAPAPVAAPDKTPAQQPVASSDAPSADTVPAAKAAEGEVVDQDRLVTVRAPMVGTFYRAPAPDAPPYVEPGHVVEPGQTLCIIEAMKLMNEIEAEIRGRVSAILVENGQPVEYGQPLMTLERL from the coding sequence GTGATCGATGGGCCGGTGAGGGTCACGCTGAAAGAGATCAAGGAGCTCATCCGGGTACTGGACGAGACCGACGTCGCCGAGCTGACGCTGGAGAGCGACGGAGTCCGGATCTCCATCAAGAAGGCTTCCGCCTTCGTACCGGCTCCGGCGCCGGTCGCGGCGCCGGACAAGACGCCCGCGCAACAACCGGTGGCATCGTCAGACGCACCTTCGGCCGATACCGTGCCCGCCGCCAAGGCGGCGGAGGGTGAGGTGGTCGATCAGGACCGCCTGGTGACCGTGCGTGCGCCGATGGTCGGGACCTTCTACCGCGCCCCGGCACCCGATGCCCCTCCGTACGTCGAGCCGGGTCATGTCGTGGAGCCGGGCCAGACCCTGTGCATCATCGAAGCGATGAAGCTGATGAACGAGATCGAGGCCGAAATTCGCGGGCGCGTGAGCGCGATCCTGGTCGAAAACGGCCAGCCCGTCGAGTACGGCCAGCCTCTCATGACCCTGGAGCGCCTGTAG
- the accC gene encoding acetyl-CoA carboxylase biotin carboxylase subunit: MFQKVLIANRGEIALRILRACRELGVRTVAVYSEADRDSLPVRLADESYCVGPAPSSRSYLNIPNIISAALLSGADAIHPGYGYLAERADFAEICESHGLVFIGPPASAIESMGDKLRARQRVREAGVPVLPGSDGPVSDEQDAVRVAEAVGYPVMVKAAAGGGGRGMRVARTPEELRRVLQAARAEAESAFGDGTLYLEQLLPDARHIEVQVLADQYGHMVHLGERECSIQRRHQKIVEEAPSPMVDEALRRRMGEAALRVARAVTYVNAGTVEFLVDPEGHFYFLEMNTRVQVEHGVTEMVTGVDLVKAQIRIAAGEELTLAQEDIRLDGHAIECRVNCEDPETFTPSPGTITGLWLPGGPGVRVDTAIYAGYTVPPYYDSLLAKLMAWGQQREEAVARMASALAELRIEGVRTNVEFLRRVVSSPEFGEGRLSTDFVERVMHVHVPGGR; this comes from the coding sequence GTGTTTCAAAAGGTACTCATTGCCAATCGCGGCGAAATCGCGCTCCGTATCCTCAGGGCATGCCGGGAGCTCGGGGTCCGCACCGTCGCGGTCTACTCCGAGGCCGACCGCGACAGCCTTCCCGTGCGGCTGGCGGACGAATCGTACTGCGTCGGGCCCGCCCCCTCCAGCCGGAGCTACCTCAACATCCCCAACATCATCAGCGCCGCGCTGCTGTCGGGCGCCGACGCCATTCACCCGGGGTACGGTTACCTGGCGGAGCGGGCCGACTTCGCGGAGATCTGCGAGAGCCACGGCCTGGTCTTCATCGGCCCTCCGGCCTCTGCCATCGAGTCGATGGGGGACAAGCTCAGGGCCCGCCAGCGAGTACGGGAGGCCGGAGTGCCGGTACTGCCGGGCAGCGACGGCCCGGTGTCGGACGAGCAGGACGCGGTGCGCGTGGCGGAGGCCGTGGGCTATCCCGTGATGGTGAAGGCGGCTGCCGGCGGGGGCGGCCGGGGGATGCGGGTAGCTCGCACGCCCGAGGAGCTGCGACGGGTGCTGCAGGCTGCCCGGGCGGAGGCGGAGTCGGCCTTCGGCGACGGGACGCTGTACCTCGAGCAGCTCCTGCCGGACGCCCGGCACATCGAGGTGCAGGTGCTGGCCGACCAGTACGGCCACATGGTGCACCTCGGCGAACGGGAGTGTTCGATCCAGAGGCGGCACCAGAAAATCGTCGAAGAGGCCCCGTCTCCCATGGTGGACGAGGCGTTGCGCCGGCGGATGGGGGAGGCGGCCCTCAGGGTCGCCCGAGCCGTGACTTACGTCAACGCGGGCACGGTCGAGTTCCTGGTGGACCCCGAAGGACACTTCTACTTCCTGGAGATGAACACCCGGGTGCAGGTCGAGCACGGGGTCACCGAGATGGTGACCGGGGTCGATCTGGTGAAAGCCCAGATCCGCATCGCCGCCGGGGAGGAGCTCACCCTGGCGCAAGAGGACATCCGGCTCGACGGCCACGCGATCGAGTGCCGCGTCAACTGCGAAGACCCCGAGACGTTCACCCCCTCCCCGGGCACCATCACCGGGTTGTGGCTGCCGGGCGGGCCGGGGGTGCGGGTGGACACGGCCATCTACGCGGGCTACACGGTGCCTCCTTACTACGACTCGTTGCTGGCCAAGCTGATGGCGTGGGGTCAGCAACGGGAGGAGGCCGTCGCGAGGATGGCCTCGGCGCTGGCCGAGTTGCGCATCGAAGGCGTCCGGACCAACGTGGAGTTTTTGAGGCGGGTGGTGAGTTCGCCCGAGTTTGGCGAGGGACGGCTTTCCACCGACTTCGTCGAACGGGTCATGCACGTGCACGTCCCGGGCGGCCGTTGA